One segment of Massilia sp. Se16.2.3 DNA contains the following:
- the pcaF gene encoding 3-oxoadipyl-CoA thiolase: MIDAFICDAIRTPFGRYGGALASVRADDLAALPIAALIERNKGVDWAMVDDLYWGCANQAGEDNRNVGHMAGLLAGLPPEVPGNTINRLCGSSLDAVGLAGRAIRSGEANLIIAGGSESMTRAPFVMGKADSAFSRAAKIEDTTIGWRFVNPLMKAKYGIDSMPETAENVARDFNVNRADQDAFAIRSQQRWARANAAGVFKDEIVHVTLHSKKGDSKVFDTDEHPRPDTTIEALAKLKGVVTPDGTVTAGNASGVNDGACALLIASGAAAERFGLTPRARIVGMATAGLAPRIMGFGPSPATKKVLAQTGLTIGQMDVIELNEAFAAQGLAVMRDLGLADDAEHVNTNGGAIALGHPLGASGARLVTHAVYQLQRTGGRYALCTMCIGVGQGIALIIERV, from the coding sequence ATGATCGACGCATTCATCTGCGACGCCATCCGCACCCCCTTCGGCCGCTACGGCGGCGCACTCGCCAGCGTGCGTGCAGACGACCTGGCCGCGCTGCCGATTGCCGCCCTCATCGAACGCAACAAGGGCGTCGACTGGGCCATGGTCGACGATTTGTACTGGGGCTGCGCCAACCAGGCGGGCGAGGACAACCGCAACGTCGGCCACATGGCGGGCCTGCTGGCCGGCCTGCCGCCCGAGGTGCCGGGCAATACGATTAATCGCCTGTGCGGCTCCAGCCTGGACGCGGTCGGCCTGGCCGGCCGTGCGATCCGCTCGGGCGAAGCGAACCTGATCATCGCCGGCGGCTCCGAGAGCATGACGCGCGCGCCTTTCGTGATGGGCAAGGCCGATTCCGCTTTCTCGCGCGCGGCCAAGATCGAGGACACCACGATTGGCTGGCGTTTCGTCAACCCGCTGATGAAGGCGAAGTACGGCATCGACTCGATGCCGGAAACGGCGGAGAACGTGGCGCGTGACTTCAACGTCAACCGCGCCGACCAGGACGCCTTTGCCATCCGCAGCCAGCAGCGCTGGGCCCGCGCCAACGCTGCCGGCGTGTTCAAGGACGAGATCGTGCACGTGACGCTGCATTCGAAGAAGGGGGATTCGAAGGTGTTCGACACCGACGAGCATCCGCGTCCGGACACGACCATCGAAGCGCTGGCGAAACTGAAGGGCGTCGTCACGCCCGACGGCACCGTCACCGCCGGTAACGCCTCGGGCGTGAACGACGGTGCCTGCGCCTTGCTGATCGCCTCCGGCGCCGCTGCCGAACGTTTCGGCCTCACGCCGCGCGCGCGCATCGTCGGCATGGCCACCGCCGGCCTGGCGCCGCGCATTATGGGCTTCGGCCCCTCGCCGGCGACGAAAAAGGTGCTGGCGCAGACGGGTCTCACCATCGGCCAGATGGACGTGATCGAACTGAACGAAGCCTTTGCCGCGCAAGGCCTGGCCGTGATGCGCGACCTGGGCCTGGCCGACGACGCCGAGCACGTGAACACGAATGGCGGCGCGATCGCGCTGGGCCACCCGCTGGGTGCATCCGGTGCGCGCCTGGTCACGCACGCGGTCTACCAGCTGCAGCGCACCGGCGGACGCTACGCGCTGTGCACGATGTGCATCGGCGTCGGCCAGGGCATCGCCCTGATCATCGAGCGGGTCTAA
- the paaZ gene encoding phenylacetic acid degradation bifunctional protein PaaZ translates to MLPPSTLQSWIGGRWIGQEAHTPLHSALDGQLVYHTHAEKLDFDEAVTYARKLGVPGLMKLDFQTRAQRLKALALYLMERKEELYEISHLTGATRQDSWVDVEGGIGTLFAYASMGSRELPSSNVLHEGPALALGKRGGFAGTHILVPKGGLAVHINAFNFPIWGLLEKFAPSFLAAMPCIGKPATATSYLTHAVVKMMIESGLLPEGALQLVIGSTGDLLDRLTGFDAVTFTGSADTAAKLRANPNLIRESVPFTAEADSLNCAILAPDVTPDDAEFDLFVKEVAREMTGKAGQKCTAIRRIIVPEQHVDALGERLRERLSKIVVGNPKMEGVRMGALASMDQHRDVSERVEMLARGNEVLFGAHEGFAPVGEGCANGAFFSPTLLLCRNAAINAAVHDIEAFGPVSTMMTYRDIDEALHLAALGRGSLVTTLATKDPMIAAHAVPIAAASHGRVLILDREASVDNTGHGSPLPQLKHGGPGRAGGGEELGGIRAVKHFLQRAAVQGSPTMLTAVTGEYVRGGAVKESEIHPFRRWFEDLEIGHSLLTHRRTVSEADIVNFGGVSGDYFYMHFDEIAAKDTQFGKRIAHGYFVLSAAAGLFVSPAPGPVLANYGLDNLRFVAPVAIGDTIRARLTCKRKVDRNRTDEQGRGQGVVAWDVQVTNQNDELVASYDILTLVQKRS, encoded by the coding sequence ATGCTACCCCCAAGCACCCTGCAAAGCTGGATCGGCGGCCGCTGGATCGGCCAGGAAGCCCACACCCCCCTGCACAGCGCGTTAGATGGCCAGCTGGTCTACCACACCCACGCTGAAAAACTCGACTTCGACGAAGCCGTCACCTACGCCCGCAAGCTAGGGGTCCCCGGCCTGATGAAGCTCGACTTCCAGACCCGCGCCCAGCGCCTGAAAGCCCTGGCCCTGTACCTGATGGAGCGCAAGGAAGAGCTGTACGAGATTTCGCACCTGACCGGCGCCACCCGCCAGGACAGCTGGGTCGACGTCGAAGGCGGCATCGGCACCCTGTTCGCCTACGCCAGCATGGGTTCGCGCGAGCTGCCCTCGTCGAACGTGCTGCACGAAGGCCCGGCACTCGCGCTGGGCAAGCGCGGCGGTTTCGCCGGCACCCACATCCTGGTGCCGAAAGGCGGCCTGGCCGTGCACATCAACGCCTTCAACTTCCCGATCTGGGGCCTGCTCGAGAAATTCGCGCCAAGCTTCCTGGCCGCCATGCCCTGCATCGGCAAACCGGCGACAGCCACCAGCTACCTGACCCATGCCGTCGTCAAGATGATGATCGAGTCCGGCCTGCTGCCCGAAGGCGCGCTGCAGCTCGTCATCGGCTCGACCGGCGACCTGCTCGACCGCCTGACCGGTTTCGATGCCGTCACCTTCACCGGCTCGGCCGACACCGCCGCCAAGCTGCGCGCCAACCCGAACCTGATCCGCGAATCCGTCCCCTTCACGGCCGAAGCCGACTCGCTCAACTGCGCGATCCTGGCGCCGGACGTAACCCCCGACGACGCCGAATTCGATCTGTTCGTCAAGGAAGTCGCGCGCGAGATGACCGGCAAAGCCGGCCAGAAGTGCACGGCGATCCGCCGCATCATCGTGCCCGAGCAGCACGTGGATGCGCTGGGCGAACGCCTGCGCGAGCGCCTGTCGAAGATCGTCGTCGGCAATCCGAAGATGGAAGGCGTGCGCATGGGCGCGCTGGCATCGATGGACCAGCACCGCGACGTGTCGGAACGCGTCGAAATGCTCGCCCGCGGCAACGAGGTACTGTTCGGCGCCCACGAAGGCTTCGCACCGGTGGGCGAAGGCTGCGCGAATGGCGCCTTCTTCTCGCCGACCCTGCTCCTGTGCCGCAACGCCGCCATCAACGCCGCCGTGCACGACATCGAAGCGTTTGGGCCGGTGAGCACGATGATGACCTACCGCGACATCGACGAGGCCCTGCACCTGGCCGCGCTGGGCCGCGGTTCGCTGGTGACGACGCTGGCGACGAAAGACCCGATGATTGCCGCGCATGCGGTGCCGATTGCCGCGGCCTCGCATGGCCGCGTGCTGATCCTGGACCGCGAAGCCTCGGTCGACAACACCGGCCACGGTTCGCCCCTGCCGCAGCTGAAGCACGGCGGTCCGGGCCGCGCCGGCGGCGGCGAGGAGCTGGGCGGCATCCGCGCCGTGAAGCACTTCCTGCAGCGCGCGGCGGTGCAGGGCTCGCCGACGATGCTGACCGCCGTCACGGGCGAATACGTGCGCGGCGGCGCCGTCAAGGAAAGCGAGATCCACCCATTCCGCCGCTGGTTCGAGGACCTGGAGATCGGCCATTCCCTGCTGACGCACCGCCGTACCGTGAGCGAGGCGGATATCGTGAATTTCGGCGGCGTCTCGGGCGACTATTTCTACATGCACTTCGACGAGATCGCCGCGAAAGACACCCAGTTCGGCAAGCGCATCGCCCACGGCTACTTCGTGCTGTCGGCGGCCGCCGGCCTGTTTGTCTCGCCGGCACCGGGCCCGGTGCTGGCCAACTATGGCCTCGACAACCTGCGTTTCGTCGCGCCGGTGGCGATTGGCGACACCATCCGCGCCCGGCTCACCTGCAAGCGCAAGGTCGACCGTAACCGCACGGACGAACAGGGGCGCGGCCAGGGCGTGGTCGCGTGGGACGTGCAAGTCACCAACCAGAACGACGAACTGGTGGCCAGCTACGACATCCTGACGCTGGTGCAAAAGCGCAGCTGA
- the paaC gene encoding 1,2-phenylacetyl-CoA epoxidase subunit PaaC: protein MDAKIDYLLRQGDNALILSQQLSQLCGKGPALEEDMALTNVALDLLGQTRMWLTYAGELEGQGRDEDKLAFHRDAHQYRNVLLVEQPNGSYAETLMRQFFFDTWHYFLMQGLTRSTDPRIAEIAEKSIKEITYHLRRSGDLVVRLGDGTDLSHAKMQAAAAELWMYTGEVFIYDAVDNAMVEQGIAPAVEGLRAAFFEHVGDIFAEATLTMPSLDAYMQRGGKQGRHSERLGYILAEMQFLQRAYPGAEW from the coding sequence ATGGATGCCAAGATCGACTACCTCCTGCGCCAGGGCGACAACGCCCTGATCCTCTCGCAGCAGCTCTCCCAGTTGTGCGGCAAGGGCCCGGCGCTGGAAGAAGACATGGCGCTGACCAATGTCGCGCTCGACCTGCTCGGCCAGACCCGCATGTGGCTGACCTATGCCGGCGAACTCGAAGGGCAGGGACGCGACGAGGACAAGCTTGCCTTCCACCGCGACGCGCATCAGTACCGCAACGTCCTGCTGGTCGAGCAGCCCAACGGCAGCTACGCCGAGACCTTGATGCGCCAGTTCTTCTTCGATACCTGGCACTACTTCCTGATGCAGGGCCTGACCAGGTCGACTGACCCACGCATCGCCGAGATCGCGGAAAAATCGATCAAGGAAATCACTTACCACCTGCGCCGCAGCGGCGACCTGGTCGTGCGCCTCGGCGACGGCACCGACCTCAGTCACGCGAAGATGCAAGCGGCCGCCGCCGAGTTGTGGATGTACACCGGCGAAGTGTTCATTTATGACGCCGTCGACAACGCGATGGTGGAGCAGGGAATCGCCCCGGCCGTGGAAGGCCTGCGCGCCGCCTTCTTCGAGCACGTGGGCGACATCTTCGCGGAAGCGACCCTCACGATGCCGTCGCTGGACGCGTACATGCAGCGCGGCGGCAAACAGGGCCGCCACAGCGAACGCCTCGGCTACATCCTGGCCGAGATGCAGTTCCTGCAGCGCGCCTATCCCGGAGCGGAGTGGTAA
- the paaI gene encoding hydroxyphenylacetyl-CoA thioesterase PaaI, producing MPDDIQHNPQALAELAGKTMYERDPASQALGMTLDAIRPGYARMRMRVRADMLNGHATCHGGFIFMLADSAFAFACNSHNFNTVGAGCTIDYLAPGREGDVLVAEAVEQALSGKTGVYDVTVTNGEGRVLALFRGKSHRVSGMVAEVTT from the coding sequence ATGCCTGACGATATCCAGCACAACCCGCAGGCGCTGGCCGAACTGGCCGGCAAGACCATGTACGAGCGCGACCCCGCCAGCCAGGCGCTGGGCATGACGCTCGACGCCATCCGTCCGGGTTACGCGCGCATGCGCATGCGGGTGCGTGCCGACATGCTCAACGGGCATGCGACCTGCCACGGCGGCTTCATCTTCATGCTGGCCGATTCCGCCTTTGCCTTCGCCTGCAACTCGCACAATTTCAACACGGTCGGCGCCGGCTGCACGATCGACTACCTGGCCCCTGGACGCGAGGGCGACGTCCTGGTGGCCGAGGCGGTCGAGCAGGCGCTCTCCGGCAAGACCGGCGTCTACGACGTCACCGTGACGAACGGGGAAGGGCGCGTCCTCGCGCTTTTCCGCGGCAAGTCGCACCGCGTGAGCGGGATGGTGGCCGAAGTGACGACTTAG
- the paaE gene encoding 1,2-phenylacetyl-CoA epoxidase subunit PaaE: MSKFYPLTVAKVKHETRDAVSVTFAVPPELKPTFAYQQGQHLTLRAMIDGEDVRRSYSICSAVQDEQLRVAIKKTPGGLFSNWANEQLAPGTTLEVMPPMGHFNVPLDANSERHYLAFAAGSGITPILSIIKTTLLAEPKSRFTLVYGNRASSSVIFRDELTDLKDQYMGRLKLVYVMSREQQDIELFNGRITGEKCSAFLKHWIAVEDIDIAFICGPEDMMHGVSKSLQDAGMAKEKIRIELFAASIPKHEHKPRKIEAGAAHQTEVTVIMDGSAASFTMDKDKESILDAGLRAGIDMRYSCKGGVCSTCRCKVAEGKVEMDVNYALEDYEVARGFVLSCQAFPITDKVVVDFDQHE, translated from the coding sequence ATGAGCAAATTCTATCCACTGACGGTCGCGAAAGTAAAACACGAGACGCGCGACGCCGTGTCCGTTACCTTCGCCGTCCCGCCCGAACTGAAACCCACCTTCGCCTACCAGCAGGGCCAGCACCTGACCCTGCGCGCGATGATCGACGGCGAAGACGTGCGCCGCTCCTACTCCATCTGCTCGGCCGTGCAGGACGAGCAGCTGCGCGTGGCGATCAAGAAGACGCCCGGCGGGCTGTTTTCGAACTGGGCCAACGAGCAGCTGGCACCCGGCACCACGCTGGAAGTCATGCCGCCAATGGGCCACTTCAACGTGCCGCTCGATGCGAACAGCGAGCGCCACTACCTCGCCTTTGCCGCCGGCAGCGGCATCACGCCCATCCTGTCGATCATCAAGACCACCCTGCTGGCCGAGCCGAAGAGCCGTTTTACCCTCGTCTACGGCAACCGTGCCTCATCAAGCGTCATCTTCCGCGATGAATTGACCGACCTGAAGGACCAGTACATGGGGCGCCTGAAGCTCGTGTACGTGATGAGCCGCGAGCAGCAGGACATCGAACTCTTCAACGGCCGCATCACCGGAGAGAAGTGCAGCGCCTTCCTGAAGCACTGGATTGCCGTCGAAGATATCGACATCGCCTTCATCTGCGGCCCGGAAGACATGATGCATGGCGTGTCCAAATCCTTGCAGGACGCCGGCATGGCCAAGGAAAAGATCCGCATCGAGCTGTTCGCCGCCAGCATCCCGAAGCACGAGCACAAGCCACGCAAGATCGAGGCCGGCGCCGCCCACCAGACCGAAGTCACCGTCATCATGGACGGCAGCGCCGCCAGCTTCACGATGGACAAGGACAAGGAATCGATCCTCGACGCCGGCCTGCGCGCCGGTATCGACATGCGCTACTCCTGCAAGGGCGGCGTCTGCTCCACCTGCCGCTGCAAGGTTGCCGAGGGCAAGGTCGAGATGGACGTGAACTACGCGCTGGAAGACTACGAGGTCGCGCGCGGTTTCGTGCTGTCCTGCCAGGCCTTCCCGATCACGGACAAGGTTGTGGTCGACTTCGACCAGCACGAATAA
- a CDS encoding PaaX family transcriptional regulator C-terminal domain-containing protein — MMPLERTGAQGKVFVLDAGELPKAGSRPLGELVGEGWNLTAVAQSYRDFVDGFTPLLAQLAEEPAVAPEAAFAIRSLLIHAYRRLQLHDPLLPIELLPQPWPGSDAYEVARAIYLLVYAQAELHIDAVLRREDATAPAADDAFYQRFGGLR; from the coding sequence ATGATGCCCCTGGAGCGCACCGGGGCGCAGGGCAAGGTGTTCGTGCTCGACGCCGGCGAACTCCCCAAGGCTGGCTCGCGTCCGCTGGGCGAGCTTGTCGGCGAAGGCTGGAACCTGACCGCGGTGGCGCAGAGCTATCGCGATTTCGTCGACGGGTTCACGCCGCTCCTGGCCCAGCTGGCCGAGGAGCCGGCCGTGGCACCGGAGGCGGCCTTCGCGATTCGTTCGCTCTTGATTCACGCGTACCGGCGCCTGCAGCTGCACGATCCGCTGCTGCCGATCGAGTTGCTGCCCCAGCCGTGGCCGGGGTCCGATGCGTACGAGGTGGCGCGGGCGATTTATCTGCTCGTGTACGCGCAGGCGGAGCTGCATATCGATGCGGTGCTGCGGCGCGAGGATGCGACGGCACCGGCGGCGGACGATGCGTTCTATCAGCGGTTTGGGGGATTGCGGTGA
- the paaA gene encoding 1,2-phenylacetyl-CoA epoxidase subunit PaaA, whose translation MYAQMVETGLKKVQTQEDMSAEEQAFQARIDAGVKIEPKDWMPEAYRKTLIRQISQHAHSEIVGQLPEGNWVTRAPTLKRKSVLLAKIQDEAGHGLYLYSAAETLGVSRDELLAALHSGKAKYSSIFNYPTLSWADMGAIGWLVDGSAIINQIPLCRCSYGPYSRAMIRVCKEESFHARQGYDIMMSLAKGTPEQRAMAQDALNRWWWPSLMMFGPSDAESVNSAQSTQWRIKLFSNDELRQRMVDQTVPQAEYLGLTIPDPDLKWNAETGHYEFGEIDWSEFHNVLKGNGPCNRERLRTRVKAWDDGEWFRDALVAHADKQAAKKAAA comes from the coding sequence ATGTACGCGCAGATGGTGGAAACCGGGCTGAAAAAGGTCCAGACGCAGGAAGACATGAGTGCCGAGGAACAGGCATTCCAGGCCCGTATCGACGCGGGCGTGAAGATCGAGCCGAAGGACTGGATGCCCGAGGCTTACCGCAAGACGCTGATCCGCCAGATCTCCCAGCACGCGCACTCCGAGATCGTCGGCCAGCTGCCGGAAGGTAACTGGGTGACGCGCGCGCCGACCCTGAAGCGCAAGTCGGTGCTGCTGGCGAAGATCCAGGACGAAGCCGGCCACGGCCTCTACCTGTACAGCGCCGCCGAAACCCTGGGCGTCTCGCGCGACGAGCTGCTCGCCGCCCTGCATTCGGGCAAAGCCAAGTACTCGAGCATCTTCAACTATCCCACCCTGAGCTGGGCCGACATGGGCGCGATCGGCTGGCTGGTCGACGGTTCGGCCATCATCAACCAGATCCCGCTCTGCCGCTGCTCCTATGGCCCGTACTCGCGTGCCATGATCCGCGTCTGCAAGGAAGAGTCCTTCCACGCGCGCCAGGGCTACGACATCATGATGAGCCTGGCCAAGGGCACGCCCGAGCAGAGGGCGATGGCGCAGGATGCGCTGAACCGCTGGTGGTGGCCATCGCTCATGATGTTCGGCCCGTCGGACGCCGAATCGGTCAACAGCGCGCAGTCGACCCAGTGGCGCATCAAGCTGTTCTCGAACGACGAGCTGCGCCAGCGCATGGTCGACCAGACCGTGCCGCAAGCCGAATACCTCGGCCTCACGATTCCGGACCCGGACCTCAAGTGGAACGCCGAAACCGGCCACTACGAATTCGGCGAGATCGACTGGAGCGAATTCCACAACGTCCTCAAGGGCAACGGCCCCTGCAACCGCGAGCGCCTGCGCACGCGCGTAAAAGCCTGGGACGACGGCGAATGGTTCCGCGACGCGCTGGTAGCCCACGCCGACAAGCAAGCCGCCAAAAAAGCCGCCGCGTAA
- the paaD gene encoding 1,2-phenylacetyl-CoA epoxidase subunit PaaD codes for MSAQPVTVDQVWTWLGEVPDPEIPVISVVDLGIVRDVAFIDDACVVTITPTYSGCPAMQVISDAVGEALRAHGLDKLRIVTRLSPAWTTDWMSESGKAALKGYGIAPPVQQAIDISGLRGGVKRAAFKEPEVACPHCGSLHTQLTSQFGSTPCKALYKCLDCREPFDYFKCH; via the coding sequence ATGAGCGCGCAGCCCGTCACGGTCGACCAGGTCTGGACCTGGTTAGGGGAGGTGCCCGACCCCGAGATCCCCGTGATCTCGGTGGTGGACCTCGGCATCGTGCGCGATGTCGCGTTCATCGATGACGCGTGCGTCGTCACGATCACGCCCACCTATTCGGGCTGTCCGGCGATGCAGGTCATCAGCGACGCGGTCGGCGAAGCCTTGCGCGCGCACGGCCTGGACAAGCTGCGCATCGTGACCCGGCTCTCTCCTGCCTGGACCACCGACTGGATGAGCGAGTCCGGCAAGGCTGCACTGAAAGGCTACGGCATCGCGCCACCCGTGCAGCAGGCGATCGACATCTCCGGCCTGCGCGGTGGAGTGAAACGTGCAGCCTTCAAGGAACCCGAAGTCGCCTGCCCGCACTGTGGTTCGCTCCACACCCAGCTCACCAGCCAGTTCGGCTCGACCCCGTGCAAGGCGCTCTATAAATGCCTGGACTGCCGCGAGCCTTTCGACTATTTCAAGTGCCACTAG
- the paaB gene encoding 1,2-phenylacetyl-CoA epoxidase subunit PaaB yields the protein MSKEWPLWEVFIRSQHGLAHKHVGSLHAPDAEMAINNARDVYTRRNEGVSIWVVRAQDIVASSPSDKEALFEPANSKVYRHPTFFPMPEEVKNL from the coding sequence ATGAGCAAAGAATGGCCCCTGTGGGAAGTATTCATCCGCAGCCAGCACGGCCTCGCCCACAAGCACGTCGGCAGCCTGCACGCCCCTGACGCCGAAATGGCGATCAACAACGCCCGCGACGTCTACACGCGCCGCAACGAAGGCGTCTCGATCTGGGTCGTGCGCGCGCAGGACATCGTCGCTTCCAGCCCCTCGGACAAGGAAGCCCTGTTCGAGCCGGCCAACAGCAAGGTCTACCGCCACCCGACCTTCTTCCCGATGCCGGAAGAAGTGAAAAACCTGTGA
- the paaK gene encoding phenylacetate--CoA ligase PaaK, with the protein MVQRHPSPGDLEPIERASRDELQALQLERLRWSLRHAYENVPHYRRAFDGAGVHPDDLKTLADLAKFPFTEKKTLRDNYPFGLFAVPREQVVRVHASSGTTGRPTVVGYTKKDIDTWADVVARSIRAAGGRPGDMVHVAYGYGLFTGGLGAHYGAERLGCTVVPMSGGQTEKQVQLITDFQPAIIMVTPSYMLNIVEEFKRQGMDPRESSLKVGIFGAEPWTDAMRANIEAAAGIDAVDIYGLSEVMGPGVASECIESKDGPVVWEDHFYPEIIDPDTGEVLPDGEEGELVFTSLTKEALPIIRYRTRDLTRLLPPTSRSMRRMGRITGRSDDMLIIRGVNVFPSQIEELILKMPALAPQYQLVVTRDGHLDCLEVLGELVESASADTINALSAELQHAIKTYVGVSTKVKLMPPMGIERTLTGKARRVVDKRPKNN; encoded by the coding sequence ATGGTCCAACGTCATCCATCGCCTGGCGACCTGGAGCCGATCGAGCGCGCCAGCCGCGACGAGCTGCAGGCGCTGCAGCTCGAACGCCTGCGCTGGTCGCTGCGCCACGCCTACGAGAACGTGCCGCACTACCGGCGCGCGTTCGACGGGGCCGGCGTGCATCCCGACGACCTGAAAACGCTGGCCGACCTGGCGAAATTCCCTTTCACCGAAAAGAAGACCCTGCGCGACAATTATCCGTTCGGTCTCTTTGCGGTACCGCGCGAGCAGGTCGTGCGGGTGCACGCCTCGTCCGGCACCACCGGGCGCCCGACCGTGGTCGGCTACACGAAGAAGGACATCGACACCTGGGCCGACGTGGTCGCGCGCTCGATCCGCGCCGCCGGCGGCCGCCCTGGCGACATGGTGCATGTGGCCTACGGCTATGGACTCTTCACCGGCGGCCTCGGTGCCCACTACGGCGCCGAGCGCCTGGGCTGCACCGTGGTGCCGATGTCGGGCGGGCAAACTGAAAAGCAGGTGCAGCTGATCACCGACTTCCAGCCGGCGATCATCATGGTCACGCCCTCGTACATGCTCAATATCGTCGAGGAGTTCAAGCGCCAGGGGATGGATCCGCGCGAGTCTTCGCTGAAGGTGGGCATCTTTGGCGCCGAACCCTGGACCGATGCCATGCGCGCCAATATCGAAGCGGCGGCCGGCATCGACGCCGTCGACATCTACGGCCTGTCCGAAGTGATGGGCCCGGGCGTGGCCAGCGAGTGCATCGAGAGCAAGGACGGCCCTGTCGTCTGGGAAGACCATTTCTACCCCGAGATCATCGACCCCGACACCGGCGAGGTGCTGCCCGACGGCGAAGAGGGGGAGCTGGTCTTCACCTCGCTGACGAAAGAAGCGCTGCCCATCATCCGCTACCGCACGCGTGACCTGACGCGCCTGCTGCCGCCGACCTCGCGTTCGATGCGGCGCATGGGCAGGATTACCGGCCGCTCGGACGACATGCTGATCATCCGCGGCGTGAACGTCTTCCCCAGCCAGATCGAGGAACTGATCCTGAAAATGCCGGCGCTGGCGCCGCAATACCAGCTGGTGGTGACGCGCGACGGCCACCTCGATTGTCTCGAGGTGCTGGGCGAACTGGTCGAAAGCGCGTCTGCCGATACCATCAATGCTTTGAGCGCCGAACTCCAGCATGCAATCAAGACCTATGTCGGCGTGAGCACCAAGGTGAAGCTGATGCCGCCGATGGGCATCGAGCGCACCCTGACCGGCAAGGCCCGGCGCGTGGTCGACAAGCGACCCAAGAATAACTAA
- a CDS encoding phenylacetic acid degradation protein PaaY: protein MAVKVYEIDGVRPVVHPSSYVHPTAVLIGDVIVGPRCYIGPLASLRGDFGRLVLEEGANVQDCCVMHGFENGETVIEVDGHIGHGAVLHGCRVGRNAMVGMNAVVMDGAVVGEESIVAAMSFVKAGMVIPPRSMVMGTPARVMRELKEDEIKWKSFGTFQYHQLAVRSLNTMREVEAFTEVEPNRPQFDFSNQGGHAPKK from the coding sequence GTGGCGGTAAAAGTCTATGAAATCGACGGCGTGCGCCCCGTGGTCCACCCGTCGAGCTATGTGCACCCGACGGCGGTGCTGATCGGCGACGTCATCGTCGGTCCGCGCTGCTACATCGGCCCGCTGGCGTCCCTGCGCGGCGACTTCGGCCGCCTCGTGCTGGAAGAGGGCGCCAACGTCCAGGACTGCTGCGTGATGCACGGCTTCGAGAATGGCGAAACCGTGATCGAGGTCGACGGCCACATCGGCCACGGCGCCGTGCTGCACGGCTGCCGCGTGGGCCGCAACGCCATGGTCGGCATGAACGCCGTCGTGATGGACGGCGCCGTCGTCGGCGAAGAATCGATCGTCGCCGCCATGAGCTTCGTGAAAGCCGGCATGGTGATCCCGCCGCGCAGCATGGTAATGGGCACCCCGGCCCGCGTGATGCGCGAACTGAAAGAGGACGAAATCAAGTGGAAGAGCTTCGGCACCTTTCAATACCACCAGCTGGCGGTGCGCTCGCTGAACACGATGCGCGAAGTCGAGGCGTTTACCGAGGTAGAACCGAACCGTCCACAGTTCGACTTCAGCAACCAAGGCGGCCACGCGCCCAAAAAATAG